A window of Pyrus communis chromosome 3, drPyrComm1.1, whole genome shotgun sequence genomic DNA:
cctaattgtgatgtgcaactttggttcctaatcaagaatatatagtgcacaagaaactttcacaaaaccaaagggaacactcggcatgatgtttgcaaaacattcccttcattcattcacatatccaccaagattatgcatgatgtgtgctttaatcttggctaaacaacctgtggttaattcaaatgatgatcaagcattaaaatcaacacactaagtcacaattaaaacggagaatgaaacaagaaatagatagattaaattagaattctgaattaactacatggcaatcttgcaaggctacatcgaatccctagagagagattagttacacttcatgtttacaaagggtttgacataaaaatatataacatgagtgaacataggattaagaagaaagaacccttgaagcaaaactgatgtcgaaatcctttaagaaatgggagagtgtatctaatggaatgaagccgagaggaagttcctcatggtacaaaacaaagagaatcaaagaaacacctaaacattccaacaactcaaacttgaattgtatgaacgtttaggccctcttatattcatcttcgtcgtagcacaaggtctaagggatgttgttggtgtgttgaatggattggggaattatggaaatggatgaggagtggtgtttggattataagggaagattggatgtgtttgtggtgtgttgtgtatgaaaatgagatgtgttttttttgtatgaatgcatgagtttttatagggggaatgggagaatatgtgggtgattgtttaagagtgaatgtggttgttatgattgaaagtgcatgtggatgaaatgatgaagtaggaaggtggaaatgcatgtgttgaattggtggtgcaatgatgaaagagtaagtgtatgtgtgtgtgaatggtggtgcaatgatgaaagaataagtgcatgtgtgtgtgaatggtggtagctagggtgaattatgatgaatgcatgtggaataaagatggagaatgtggtgtaatgatgaaggattaagtgcatgtgtgtgtgaatggtgtttcttgatggtttggGGGTTGTGATGcttgtgaatgcatgtggctaagggttgttgattgggctagaggttttgcatggctcaaaggattgtttgattgggctaggccctttgttttatgtccaaagtgcatacaaggctttcaaattcgtccaacactttggctccaagcatatgctatccattccaagcccaattttgctccaaaatgctccaaaatgcatctttttgcttccttagccatatgaacctaaaaacacacgaaaatggcttaaactactaaaacaattatgaattaacaacatagatgcacgaaaacaagctaagtaagtcgcctaaatatgctcctatcagcttgctccaccaccatagcacgatattgtccgctttgggcttaccattccctcacggttttgtttttgggaactcacgagcaactccccaatgggtcacccatcatgggattgctctagcccccttctcgcttaacttcggagttcccatggaacccgaagccagtgagctcccaaaaagcctcgtgctaggtagggatgggaatatacatataaagatcactcccctgggcgatgtgcgATCTTACAATCCACTTCCCTTAGGGGcttgacgtcctcgtcggcacaccacagcgagggttaggctctgataccaaactgtcacatcccggcccaagggggaccacttcccgggcttgattcaccactgtagcacgatattgtccgctttgggcttaccattccctcacggttttgtttttgggaactcacgagcaacttcccagtgggtcacccatcatgggattgctctatcccccttctcgcttaacttcggaatttccatggaacccgaagccagtgagctctcaaaaggcctcgtgctaggtagggataagaatatacatataaggatcactcccctgggcgatgtgggatcttacaacttctctctcactctcttcccctctccttcaattttaaaaacaagaTTAAAATATttcacactttgtgtgtgagCATGTACTAGTATAAGTTATAACAACAAAGGTAAACATAATATAAACGAATTTATGACACATTTCAGTTCTTTTTATAGGCTTCGGCTACTTAATTTGCAATCATTTAACTCAAATCTATCTAATAATCTTGAATAAATAGTAAAGAAGTTTCCTACTTTTGAAGGTACTATATGCTAGCTTAAGAAAACTTTTATACTCAATTTAAGAGAATCTTATCCATATATAATTCTCAGTGAGGATCCTCGCTGTGTGGATCCAGCAAGGATCCCCAGAGTTCTCAAACTATAtctattcatcgtatatcgtatagttagaaattattgtaattttttttattattcaaaattgAACATAAACATGACCTGATGAAAACTAATcacatgatatacgatgaatataTATGATTAGAGCATCTCCGAGATCCTTACAAAAAAAGAACTGACAAGGATTCTTTCTCTATCATTCCCCACTTCAAATGATATCTATCACTTTATGAGAGAGCAATCCTAACCGTCCACCAAGGCAAGCATAGTTGGCGATGTATGTGGCGGCAAGAGCATGAAACGTATATATCTGATGTGACAAATAATACGTGTATATCATTCCTTAATAAGTTTATTATATTGAATATTTAATTGTATATATCATTTACTGCTATATGTAAATATTAGAAAGTGTTACCAGCATGTCTACATGGCACAATGGAAGCCCTTTAATTTTACCCTACTTAGTACTTAAAATTTAAACCTGTAAATATTGGGCGCCAACACTTATAAATACCCTCCACCATGCACCCAACTCCCTCACGCCATCACAAGACTCATAACCCACGTTACAACTTCTCCTAAAAAACCTATCATGTCTCAAGCGAAGCACCAACGCGGTCTCTTCCACCACCACAAGGATGAAGACAAGCCCTCAGACTACCCTCAGTCTGGCTACTTTGATGAAGGACGTCCAGGCCGCATCGGTGGTGGTTACGGCGACACCAACGATTATTCTGGTGAAGGACGTACCGGCGGCCTAGGTGGTGGCGACGGGGACACCAATGCTTATTCTGGTGAAGGACGTCCCGGCGGTGGCCGGTACAGTGAGACCACTGCGGCATATGTCGGCACCACCACTCATGAATCTGAAATTGATTACAAGAAGGAGGAGAAGCACCACAAGCATCTCAAGCACCTCGGCGAGGCCGGTGTTGGTGCTGCCGGCACTTTTGCCTTGGTATGTATTGTATTTTAAAACCCACCTATAtaaatatttcttaaaattattcatgatttgattatttgatCATTTCACTCGCTATCACTTTACCCATACTTTTGGAACTGAATGATCGCCGTCCTCCTCCCAAACCTTCATTTTAGTCTCACAGTACTCCAAATCTATCAACTCCGTCTGACGTTAGCTTTTGATCACGAAATATTAGATATGTTAGTAGTACGTATGTCATCGATATTATTGGTACCATGTTAATGGACGGAATTGATCAACTAGGTACGTAAGATACGGAATCAAAGTCCACAGGTAAATATGGTACCTTGCAGACAGGAGAAGAAATGAGTAAAGTGATACTTCCGTAATAGTTCATGTAGGGTTTTGATATTAATTAACCACATTTTTTTTACCAccaacattttatatatataagaacAAATCTAATCAAATGTGTGTTAATTAACTTGTATCATTTTCTATATGATGTATGCAGCATGAGAAGCACAAGGAAAAGAAAGACCCAGAGCATGCTCACAAGCACAAGATAGAAGAGGAGATTGCTGCAGCAGCTGCAGTTGGTTCCGGTGGATATGCCTTCCATGAGCATCATGAGAAGAAAGAGacaaaggaagaagaggaagaggctCATGGAAATAAGAAGCACCAGATCAATGTggaacatcatcatcatccattGACCACATATGAAATACATGTTTAATAGCTACAATATAGTTGAGTGGTTAATTAAGTGtccttttccaaaaaaaaaaaaaaaaaaaaaaattatatgtatGCTTTTAATTAATGCGTGTCATCTGGTTTTCTTTTAGCATGCCATGTATGTTTGTCATCGTCATTGTTCATAATAATATCGCTTATTTGGTGTTTATTTTCTAGTGATAACATCTTATTCTAAATGATTTCTTTATATCATCTTCATCTTTTATATGTGGAGATTGGGGATCCATATTTTGTCAATACCAACTGCTAAAAGTTGACTTAGCAAGTTTCTATCCTATAACACGAAGGAGACATATCTCACACTGATTTTTGAGTCGTGGGATCATCGTGGTTGTACTATGTAATTGTCATTGGTATCAATAATTAATTTAGATTTGTACTATGTAATTGTCATTTGTAtcaataatcaatttatattttcttaagGAAATTCCTATCAAAATAATATCTATGTATCACATTTGGTTCATACGTATGATatctaaattttgaaaaaaaaaacaaaaaaaatcgaaTTCATGCGTATAACGGTGACTTTGCTACCCACGTATATATGTCTTGTGATTTGACAAGTAACATTCATAGGTCATGGGCATGTCAAGGACataaaaatcaaacacaaaatctCAAATGTAAAAGAGACATCTTTTACTCTTGTGTTGCAGACTATATCCCCAAAAGACACATTTTTTACTCTTAGCATCCAGTTTGGAGTTAACATAAggtttgagccatggaaaataACTGCAACCAAAGACTTTGAGTCTTGAATAATCAGAATGTTTGTGAAAGAGTAATTGTCATGTAGACTTTGATATGCTAGAGATTGGTAACCTATTGATAGGATACATGGTAGTGGAGAATGCTTCCACCCAATAGGTATGAGGAACATGAGATGCAACAAGTAAAGTTCTTGCAGTTTCAACAAGATGTATGTGCTTTCTTTCAGCAAAGCCATTTTGTTCAAGGGTATGTGGACAACTCAATTGATGAAAAATACCATGTTCACTCAGAAAAGATTGAAAAACAATACCAATGAATTCACTCCCGGAATCTGAGCGcaaaatctttttttatttccaagtAAATTTTCTACGTAGTTTTTTAATACAACAAATGTAGAGTATGTTGCTGATGATCTTAGTTGGGGTTTGTTTTATGCTCCTCGAGCTGCAGGACAATGTTATACAGGCGCTGTGCTTGTCAGTCCGGATGGGGCAATACCCAAATGGTGTGCATAGGACGAGGTTAATTTCTGCCCTAAAGAACTGTGGAATTAAAGAGTGGGAGCCATATACAGTTAATAATGCTTCATGTTTAGGACCTCCATTGGGAATTCCCAAGGGTTCAAGTTTGCATTTGATACAGGTTAAGGATCGGCAAGGGGCGTCCTTGTTGGGTTTGGCGGATGTTTGAACTTCAAAACGTCCTTGTGCATGAAGAGTCATGGACTCGAAAGGAAGCCTGGATAAGTAGCTCCGCTAGCTGCAGTGTGAAATTAAGGGATTTTCCGAGATTGTTGAAAGGTTGGCAATTAAAGTTTAATCACTCGATTGCTCTTGTGCAATAGAAGATCAACTTGGCCAAACAATCTGATTAAGGTGCCTGCTTTCTCATTAAGCTCAATTTATGTATTAGTATATAAAGTTGCCTTTGTTAGTATAATTTAGATTGTATGAAAAAGGTTAATTCAAAGAGTATGGTAAGCTCAATAGTTTGTTCTCTTAGTATGATTATGTTTTTTCTTAACAAAATTTAGATCCATCAAAGCCTTGTATACTTTTTGGTACATGTTTAGCATTTCCAATGCAAGACTTATATGTTAGTTCCATATTATTATACGTGAGTTGAAAAAGGATGATGGGTTTGcactttttggttttcttctccAAATCTTAAACTCCAATGTAAAGAATTAAGACTCATTTGGAAGTGtctttaaaataactaaaagcgcTTGTGAAAATGTTTGTAaaaccaatttttagtaaaaatgcaagcaaATCCTGAAAAAAACACTATAAGAAGCAAATAAATGATGCTTCTAATAAGAAGCAAATAACTGGTGCTTCTAACCAGTAGCACATAACTGATGCTGAATATCAACTGGGATTGGTCTTGGGTGGAGGGTCAGAGAGAGTGGTTGTGCTCAAAGGCTGGTGCtgctcttctttttctttttgttgttgctGGTGGTGGGTTTGGCTAATTCCGGCGGGCATTTGGGAGGAGACTTGGCGGAGCGGCAAGAAATGTTGGGTTGGGATTTATCAAAAAGGTGAAGAGAAGAAGATGGGTCGCTTTGTATATGAGGAATTCACAGTCCAATGAACAGCACTCGTAGTCATCAAGATTGAGGGAGTTGTTTGGTAAATGAAGATGTTGTCGATATTTTGGCGCCTTATCTAAAATGGAAGTGAAATTCTGGACTTATAACGAACCCTAAAGTGAATTTAACGGTTGAATTATTCTGAAAAAAAttgctattaaaaaaaaacaaaaaggtataAAAATTGGATTATAGAGTGTGGTGGTAAGAGGTAAGCTCGAAAACTGTTCCCGTCCCTGTCAGGGGAGATGCCAACCGTCTCTCCTTTCTGGGAAGACAGGGTTGTTTGTGGGTAGGAGCTATATAAACCAGACAAGACTTCTGTTTGGGGCGAAGTGGGATAGTTTTCCTTCCTTGGTTTGGGCTTGGTGCTATAGTGGATGCCAGATCATTCAATGAAGTATAAAACAAATAGCGAGAGACCATAGGTTTACACGAAAAGGATGTACTGGTGACTTGTAACCAAGGAACACATGGTTATTCATACTTAAATTGATATTAGTTTTGATGAATAAATGAATGGTAGAATAGGAAGAGCCGATTTGTTGGTAGAGGAGGAGGTGAATTATATTTATACATTTTGAAATGATATTATTTTCAAAGACAGATCAACCATACTTCCCTATATTCTAGATTGTTGGGTTTTTACTTATGTGTCATGGGTTCGAAACCCCCATTCCTTTAAACTGttgtaataattttgaatcTTCCCACTTCCCCTTAATAAtactaaaaaaaagaagataaatatgtACAAGAGAAGAAAGCGTAGTATGTATTATTAGACAAAGCAATCTTACTAGAGAAAGAAGCGTAGTATGTGTTATTATGTATAATATCCCCAGCTTCAACTTAGTAAGGGCTGGTTTAACattgttgaatattttttttttaaagtagctttttaaaaaagttgggattaaaattgtgtttggtaaatgaaaaaaaaaagcttttttaatcaaaattatgAGTCCAAAGCAGCATAAGTACTTGTACACCTACTTTTAAAAACAACGTttttctcacagcacaacaacCTTAAATTAGCCATGGATAGACCtagccaagaagaagaaaaaagataatGGGCAAATAAGAGTGAAGCAACATGATACAGACACAAAGACAACAATAGCAATAAAGTATGTGTCCTCTAAAGGGGAGAATTCGAAAAGATTGCATTAACTATTTGAGGTTACAAACTTACAACATTGTGTTTCACGTGCAAGTGTACTATATTTAGAAGCGTGGTGTTACTTCATATCAGTCATGTGCTCCAGGTCCTCAAAATGAGGTAATGAGATGAACAAATGCATattggttataaaattatattagtttagattAAAGGtgtaaaatatttgacaacttaataaagTAAAATTAACGTAAATTTAAGAACTATTAGAAactcattttcttatttttactttttttttctttaaaaagaaGACCGTTGGTGGATTTGTCATGACAGTCCACCCTTTCAAGGGCCGGGAAGACTTACAGAGGCATTTTATAGCCTCTCTTATCCACCATTCTGTGATTCACTAATGCCACAAATCAAACCAAGAGTATGCAATACGGACTTGGAATTCATCCCTAATCACTGGGCCACCTCAATATGCATTTCATTCTCACACATAAAACCTCGAAATAAAAACTTTAGAAGAACAGGACTCTTCCTAATATATAGGGAATTAGAAATATCATGTGACGGTGTTGTGATtacaatgaaaatttcaaaaagagACTTCGACGCTTTAATATACTTTGATTGTTCTTTTATGTAAGCGCAAAGTCATGACTCCTTGAGCTTTGTTAACTTCAGGAGATTGCATATTTTAGATCTATGTGGGAGTGAGTATCTGGGGTGGGCGTGAATAAACTCTTGCCGACATATGCCCAAACTCCAACTGCCattcaaatgaaatgaaatCGCCGCTACAACTATCACTGGCTACCGGCCATAATAAATTATCATTTTGGCCGGAAGTCTTGGATAATTTGTCTGCCGGAACTCTAGGAGGGAGTGAGTATCGGGCGGTGAATATACTCTTAATGACAGATGCCCAAACTCCAACTGCCATTCAAATGAAATGAAACCTGCACTAGTCACTACCACCACAAGccataataaattatatatctTTCCTTAGTCAAGAAGGAAATGAGGGATTTGGCCCTCACTAGTCAAGAAGGAAATGAGGGATTTGGCCCTCACCTTAGTCAAGAAGGAAATGAGGGATTTGAAATGAGGGATTTGGCCCTCACCTTAGTCAAGAAGGAAATGAGGGATTTGGCCCTCACCTCACCTCAACTATTTTAGAAGGAACTCAAATGGAAAAGGTTTACCGTTATTATAACTATATAATACTATGTATTATTAGAACGTTACATGACGATGAATTCGTTTCATGCAATATGATCTCTAATTTTTTAGAAAGTTGATGATCTATCATAAACACAATCGGTAATATGTGGAGTAGTCCACATGCAAtatcccttttttctttgatgtaAGATTCCTACTTTCAACACACCCTCCTCTCGAGTAGCAAGCTTTTAAGCCTAATATGAGGACAACATAAATCAGGTGACGTGAAATACGTGTGGCCGTTGAACTTCACATACGAGACAATCTGCTCTAATACCAAGTAGAAATATGACTCATTATATTGATTTGTATAAATATTACAGCATATATATAAGTAGGATTACATCAATCTATATTTGGATAGGAAACCCTACATCACttacaattaaaatttacaTTCGTGCCATAATTGCCAAGATGACTTCAAATtgattaacttaaaaaaaaaaaaaaaaaaaaaaaagactagcTCCTATTAGTGTTCGACCTGTTTCAATATAATTTGATAGCGTGTCACATTTTATGCAAGGTGGACCCATTTATTCATTATTAGTTAATGAGGTCACTTACACTCACCGAATCACTCACCAATtcaaccaagaaaaagaaaaccaaatgcTTGCAAATTAATTTGTGTAACATGAATAATTTTTATCCATTAGTACTTATTTTATGTtggaaaaaattttaaatttaatctcGGTAAAGAGGGATATGAAAATTACTCTGTAAGTGTATCACCAAAATTTTAGATTGTTTAAATGAGAGGGATTTTCAAGTCTCAAAGTAAGGAAAAAGTAAATTACAAACTATTATATAAGAGAAATTGGAAATACACTGATAGCATTTCTAATCTCTTCTATCTCCATTTTGTGATCCaagttttttgttgttgtctaTATGTGAAATTTGACAttagtttaatattaaatttgttAATCCATGTTGGAAATTTGATAttagtttaaatatttttttttaatattgaatgGAAATGAGTTAATAGTTCATAATTTCATTGGGTAATAAGATGGCCCCATTTGATCGGAGTTAATCTATAAGGTTATTGGACGGGATTCccattgttaaaaaaataaaaaataaaaaataaaaaaggtattAGTTGTGAGGCTCACATcacattaaattttaacaattcgcacaatttatttttcaacttgCACCTCATACATtattcttgcaaaatattagccaaatcgaaagtatttgaggcatctaattgagttccaaatattagccaaatcggaaatatttaaggcatctaattaagttcaaagaaattgacgaatatTATGTTCTAAGAAACTAATGAAATACAATAAATAGATAAATG
This region includes:
- the LOC137727598 gene encoding abscisic stress-ripening protein 5-like; translated protein: MSQAKHQRGLFHHHKDEDKPSDYPQSGYFDEGRPGRIGGGYGDTNDYSGEGRTGGLGGGDGDTNAYSGEGRPGGGRYSETTAAYVGTTTHESEIDYKKEEKHHKHLKHLGEAGVGAAGTFALHEKHKEKKDPEHAHKHKIEEEIAAAAAVGSGGYAFHEHHEKKETKEEEEEAHGNKKHQINVEHHHHPLTTYEIHV